The window TGGGTCAGGATGGAGAAGTAAACGCCTCGAATTCGGTTACGAAAAACGAGATAGCCTAAGATCCCCGCTACCAGCGAGGGAATCAATATGATGGCCAGCAGCGTAAAGGGGAACGAATAAAACGGCTGCCAAAACCAGGGCAGGGTTGAAACGCCATACAGCCCAAAAAATTCAGGAATTCGCCCGGTATCTAAGCTGTTGAGCTGCAGGAACATGGCGAAGGCATAGCCGCCCAAGGCAAAGAAAATGCCGTGCCCCAGGCTCAATAGCCCCGTAAATCCCCAAATCAGATCAATGCCCAGGGCCACGATCGCCAGGGAGAGAAACCGCCCCAGCAGCCCCAATCGAAAGCTGCTCAATGCGAGAGGCAAAATCACGACCAGCAGTAGAACAATGCTGACCACACCGATGATCTCGATCAGGCGTTGTTTAGATTTCTGGGCCTGAATCGCTTTGCGGGGGCGAATGGGTGCTTCAATGACCATGGCTGTTGCCTAAACCTCCACCGTGCGACCTTTCTGCGGAAACATTCCAGCAGGCTTCAACTGCAGGAAGGCGATGATCAAAGCAAAGACCATCACTTTTGCCATGCTGGTAGTGGCAAAAAAGGTAAAGAAGTCGACTAGAGGCTGAAGCCCTTCAAACGGGGTCAACATCAGCGCGATCGTGCCGGATCCCATCAGGTAAGTCACAATGCCGATGACCACCGCCGCCACGATGCTGCCCACGAGTTTACCGACGCCGCCGACAACGACCACCATGAAGGCATCCACAATGTAGTTGCTGCCCAGATTGGGCCCGACAGAGCCCAGTAGCGTCACCGCACAGCCAGCAACCCCCGCCAACCCTGAGCCCAAAGCAAACGTCAAAGCATCTACCCGAGCAGTGGGAATGCCCAAACAGGCACTCATACTGCGATTCTGAGTAACAGAGCGAATTCGCAGCCCCCACGTCGTACCGTTAAGGAACCAGTAAACCCCCACCAGACAAAGAATCGTCAATGCGATAATGAAGAGCCGAGCATAGGGGAACTGCAGGGTTGTGCCGACAGACAGGCCGCCCCGCAACCAGCTAGGGGCTGTCACATCCACATTGCGGGCACTAAACCAGGCACGGCTGAGGGTGGTTCCACCGGTTTGGTTCATGAATAGCCCGGTGGCGATCGCGATCGCCATTGACAATCCTAAAATCACCGGGTTTGCGACGCGGCGCATCTGCGCCCAATTGACCTGTCGCTGTAGTAGCCAGCGTCCCCCAAAAAATAAGACACAAAATAGCCCCAGCCCCAGCACCATGGCCCAATTCACGCTGCGGACAAACTGCCGCAGAATCAAGCTTACCCCCCAGGTCGCCAACAG is drawn from Leptolyngbya sp. SIO1E4 and contains these coding sequences:
- a CDS encoding branched-chain amino acid ABC transporter permease, which codes for MIEGLIGGLFNGISIGAVLLIVALGLAIVFGLMGVINLAHGELMMLGAYTTYVVQNGAKALGDGASEFYIFAALPLSFLVAALVGLALERGVIRYLYGRPLETLLATWGVSLILRQFVRSVNWAMVLGLGLFCVLFFGGRWLLQRQVNWAQMRRVANPVILGLSMAIAIATGLFMNQTGGTTLSRAWFSARNVDVTAPSWLRGGLSVGTTLQFPYARLFIIALTILCLVGVYWFLNGTTWGLRIRSVTQNRSMSACLGIPTARVDALTFALGSGLAGVAGCAVTLLGSVGPNLGSNYIVDAFMVVVVGGVGKLVGSIVAAVVIGIVTYLMGSGTIALMLTPFEGLQPLVDFFTFFATTSMAKVMVFALIIAFLQLKPAGMFPQKGRTVEV